Proteins encoded by one window of Pan troglodytes isolate AG18354 chromosome 16, NHGRI_mPanTro3-v2.0_pri, whole genome shotgun sequence:
- the ARPP19 gene encoding cAMP-regulated phosphoprotein 19 isoform X3 yields the protein MEDKVTSPEKAEEAKLKARYPHLGQKPGGSDFLRKRLQKGQKYFDSGDYNMAKAKMKNKQLPTAAPDKTEVTGDHIPTPQDLPQRKPSLVASKLAG from the exons ATGGAAGATAAAGTGACTAGTCCAGAGAAAGCAGAAGaagcaaaattaaaagcaagatatCCTCATCTGGGACAAAAGCCTGGAGGTTCAGATTTCTTAAGGAAACGGTTGCAGAAAGGG caaaaatattttgattctgGGGATTACAACATGGCTAAAGCAAAAATGAAGAACAAGCAACTTCCTACTGCAGCTCCTGATAAGACGGAGGTCACTGGTGACCACATTCCCACTCCGCAGGACCTTCCTCAACGGAAGCCATCCCTCGTTGCTAGCAAGCTGGCTGGCTGA